The window GAGCTGGTTTCTTTTACAATTAAAATCAGCGTTGTCAACATCATGTCCTATAACTTTTGTGGCAGATAGACAGAAGGGTTTAACTGTTTCAATTGCTAATATATTCAAGGGCTCGTTTCATGGTTATTGCCTAAGATACTTGACGGAACAACTTATTAGAGACTTGAAAGGACAATTTTCTCATGAGGTGAAACGGCTCATAGTTGAGGACTTCTATGCTGCTGCTTATGCACCTAAACCCGAAAATTTTCAGAGATGCGTTGAAAGCATTAAAAGCATATCACTAGAGGCTTACAATTGGATCCTTCAAAGTGAACCCCAGAATTGGGCAAATGCATTCTTCGAGGGTGCTAGGTATAACCACATGACATCAAACTTTGGAGAGATGTTCTACAGCTGGGTATCAGAAGCGCATGAATTGCCGATCACACAAATGGTTGATGTGATTAGGGTTAAGATAATGGAATTGATATATACACGAAGGGCAGATTCAGACCAATGGTTGACAAGGCTTACACCATCCATGGAGGAAAAGTTGGAAAAGGAAGGCCATAAGGCTCATAACCTTCATGTGCTAATCTCGGCGGGCAGCACATTTGAGGTTCGAGGTGACTCAATTGAAGTTGTTGATGTTGATCACTGGGATTGTACGTGTAAAGGATGGCAACTTACTGGATTGCCATGTAGTCATGCAATTGCAGTCCTTGGCTGTCTTGGTCGAAGCCCTTTTGATTTTTGCTCTCGATATTTCACAACTGAAAGCTACAGACTAACATATTCAGACTCAGTGCATCCTGTTCCCCAGGTTGACTTGCCTATACATAAAAGTTCTCTGCAGGCCTCAGTTACCGTAACCCCTCCTCCTACACGGCGTCCACCTGGTCGACCTACATCAAAGCGATATGGATCCCCAGAGGTGATGAAACGTCAACTTCAATGCAGCAGATGCAAAGGGCTTGGGCACAACAAGTCAACGTGCAAACAATTACTGCAGAGTGTTTGATATTGTAAGAACAACTTTCTTGTATACACTTTAAACGTCTTCATATGTACATATAATAATTTTATGATTGTATTTGGATTTAGGCATGAATGTACTGTATGATTAGTTGAGGTACATATATGTTGAACCAAACACTCATGATTAGTAGTCATAAGAATAACTATAATAATACACGATGGGTGTGATTACTATTTGAAATGAAGGAATATATGATGTTGCTAGGACTCCTTTTCTTGGTAGAATTTGTTTTTGCATTCTGGTTTCTTGTAAACTCGTTCTGGCATATCCATCCATATTATGCATCCTGGACTCTAAAGTTCGaaaattttcactttttcttGGTCTTAGTCTTCACATTTGTATCCTTCATTTCATTGTATATTATGGGGCCAACTTCTTGTAACATGCATTATGGATTAACAACATTCATTTTTAGTTTACCATTGTGAAGCTTTTATGTAATTCATGAAGAGGTATTGGTTTGGAGTTTTTGCTCTCTTATTTCATCAATCAATGAAATCTGTTTCTGTTTATATGTTGACCATACGTTAACCTGGTTAGTTGACCAACTTAATACGAGGCGAGGCTCACTTGTTGTTTTTCTCAAACAGGATTGTGAAAAACGAAAGGTCGTTTGAGATCTCCATTGTATAAAGGACTACGCCGAACCATATACTTTTACCTCTTCTTATTTGCTTCCCTTGACTGATTTGTGGAACCAGTCACCAGTGTCGTAAATGGTAGTCTCTCTCCCTCACTCACTCTCCCTCTCTCAgttgattctttttctttttagctGTTTTGCTAACTTAACTCTACAACAATAGCAATAATCTTAGGAAAGCAATGAAAATAGCAAGTTCTTTTGACTGGCCTCACTTAAGTAGAAGCAAATATCTTgctctttttttcctttttctttggcTGATCAAATATGTTGCAATTTATTCTCATCATCTGATCCCTCCGGTATGGATGGTGGTAcctgctattttttttttccctcatGTTCTGGAGGGAATTGTTTACATAAAAAGTTAAAGCCATTCAAACTCATATTTGTAGATTTTGTTGATATGTTGGATATTGGCAGTGCTGTCCAATTTTCCCGCAAGGATGGTACAATacaaacattttctttttttctttcgtttttGTTTCGAGGGCATAGATGGAAAATGAGAGTAATAATACTTGAATTATGAAATTATGAGCTCGTTTTGATTTAGTTTTGATACATTAATAAACAGGTTTTAAGCTCTTGAAATGCGAATATTAACATGACATTAGAGTGAAATGCTGCAATTAATTGGTTTCCTTTCTTCTATATTTATTTGAGAATAAAATACGTGTAATTTTTCAAGGTTTGGAGATgaataaatttatttgtttgatCTTTAGATGGAATCcacaaaaaatagttataaatcACGACGGGTCTAAATTGTTTTGATTATTAAAGATTagagtttaaattaatattataattttttctgTCTTAACCTCCCAAATTTAAGGGAataagttttttctttcttccttttttttttcaaaattttaatatttttaatttttctattttaaagaGTATTAAAAATGCAATGGGTAAAGGAGATGGTGTCCCAAACAGGAGTTTGGAAGTAATTTTGAGATGCTAAAATcactttttttcttgattttggTTTTTGGCATCTATACATTtcaaattgattttaaaataattatgtaaTAGGTGATTTATTTTCGACCAATCACTCCTGAATGGTTATTTAATTCAGTTTTTATGCAAAACAGTGTTGGTTagtcatttattattattatttttattttgaaaatttaaatatgaGAACAAATGATGCATTGTGTCATTAAATTattaacaaaacaaacaaacaattaTATATGTATTGAATCATATCAACCATACGTAGAAGAATTTTAACAATGAAGTAAATATAAATGGATGGtagataattattttttaaataaaaaatacaattacTAATTGGTTaactttaaattaatttttgaaaccAAACATACGATTGAAAATCAATTctaaatatatgaaaattgCTTCTATGAGTTTGATTTCAAACAtaaatttgattgtttaaaaaaaattttaaaaaaatcaattgttcttaaatttcattttctaaaaTCAATACCTTAACTATCGCTTCCAAACACATCCTAAATCAACCCACCCGAATCAATGGAACCTCTTGAATGGGCTATGTTCGAACCTTTTCTGTTTTTAATGGACGAGACTCTCTCCCTACTTGCTTCCACAACCATATTGTGGCGTTTGTTTTAGAGGAATTGAGTTAAGTTGGTAATAATTATAGAGTAAAAATAATCAAACGAGTTGATGCAAACAACAATGTGAAAAATAAGAGTGACCCCCTATGTacgttttttcatttttgtaacACCGTTGGTGAAAACTAGCAAGTTGTTGGTGTGTGTTTGCAATCCTGGTATCTTCTCTTGAGCATTCTTTTGGTCAAAAGAGATGTCTTCCCAAGAAGCTAGTTATGTTtgttctcttttcttttgtctccCGAGTATcttaatttgacatttttagTTCATGAGTTTTTTAGAAATAGGTTTAAAAGCTCCTCATGTtgataaaattatcaaaattgaTAAGAAATTTAACCATACAAGTTGATGCGGCTGCTTATGTAGACAGATccttaaaaaaagaattatatgtACAATCCTCTTCTCTCTCTCGTTTTTCCACGAGATGTTGAGAATCATTTCCGTGGCTGATAGCATTACCATTTCAAGATTGGAAGTCAGCTGATCAAGAGATGTTAACTGCCATTAGGTTTCTCCTTACTTTTAATATTCCTCATCTTTGAAGCCAAACCCATAACACCAAAACACTTAGAAACTACTCCCATCCATGGCTACCCAACATAATTCCCGTTCATGCCTACCCAGTCCACAGTATCATTCCTCACCTACACGATCATCACAAAACCCTCTTCAAGATTCCATCAAAAAATTCAACATAGAAACACAATTACTGATTATTCCTTTTGATTATTAACTCTCAAATGGATGGAATACTAGACCAGTACTCCATATAATCACTCTCTTCCTCCTTTTCTTTTGAACCACCACCAAAACACCGACAACCGCCAAACCGTCAGAGCTAAGAGAGACATGGAGGACAAAAACCCCACCACGGTGGCAATTAATATTTAAGACAGAAGACAATGAAATACCCCCGATGGCCTGATTCAAAAGGTTAATTAGACTCCAACGTAGGAAAAGAACTATGTCGTTTTCATGCTCTgtaatggaaaaaagaaaaagaaaacaaataaacaaataagaATGAGGAGAGAGGAAGACGCGATAAATGATGGAatgattaaaattttatattgtaTTATGAATATAATAAGTAGGTGCTCATAAGGTTCATAGAGTAAGGTTAATGTTTGAAATGGCATAGAAAacattgtttttaaaaattcattttCATACCAATAACTTTGATacacttcttaaaatatttcAGAAACATGTACATCTTGAACAACTCTTCTCAAGATTTCAAATTACTATAAAAGAATTTACGAATGATAAAAATTAGTCAATAACTAAAGTTTGGACGACGAACAATAATGATGGTTGAAGTTGTTCAATCTAATGAACGAAATTGGATGGTAAGAAAGACAACACTCAGTCCTCCCTTCCAACCTCGACTTTAGCAAAATAGTATAATGTTTTGATAACTCCAAAACTCCAATGAATTTCATGCGATCAATGGTAAAAAGCAATCATTTTAATATTgcaaattagttttttttattattattattgaattttGTTCTATCTTTTTTAGTTTACAAACTCTctactgtctttttttttttttcactttttagttttaaattttcaattgttttattttattacagATAGTAGATATATCATTTCTTaatctaaataataataagaagaagaagaagaagaaattgaattagTTTTCTTATCTCATCGAACAagcaaataaattattttattttgaatccTTGATTAAGAAACTTAAAATTCTTCCTAACAGTTAAGACTTAATCCATATATTTAGTACAAAATGTCAATTTCAGCACtaaaaaatgttgaattcaaacaaaataaaaacaattaaagAACAAAAACAGAATTTAGCAAAAggggtttttcttttcttttcttttcttttttttttttttttttctattggaACGAATTATTAACTTTTGCACTAAGCAAATCATGAGTAGTATTTAAAACCTACCAATTAAAGACaattgaattaaaaagaaaaaaaattccaaaattcTTCAACTTCTTTTCCATGGAGCTTCGAGACAACAGAAACATCAGGGCGATACGTGAATCTTCGGATAGTGATAGCATCGGCGATGACGAAATCGACGAGGAACATAGACATTGTGAACCGCGCGGCGGGATGAAAATTCCGATCAAAAAGAGAAGAGGAAGGCCGAGGAAAGATAACGACGCCGTCAACCGCCCACATCCACCGTCCACTGCCGATTCACAAACCAAACCCGAACGCCGTGGTGGCCGCCCCCCAGGTTCCGGCACATCTCAGGTTCTCGCAACGTTAGGTACGTTCGTACGCTAGCTAGGGTCGTTCAGTTTTCAATTCCCTCGATCGGttattcttttctctttccaTCGCTCGCCGCCGTGCAAATCCCCACGCAACCATcggtttcttttctttctttttctttctttcttttacaacgttttctttttttctttttcatttctttcccttctttctttaatttgttgttattattattattatttttctaaaacgTAAACTACAAATTGTGGgatttagaaatatataataattaaaacctAAAGATTTcgaattttttgttattttgatttggCAAAATTTTATTCACTCATAAGGATTTCTAATATTTATCAAATGGTATGaactaaattattttaaattcaagaTGGAAgtgtaataattttttttgattgatttggttaatattttccatataataaaaaatgattaaattaAGAAGTTCTTAATggtatagaaaaaaattaaaattatttatccaatattctttataataaaaataaattagtttgttatattaatatTGAAGGTGGCTATGCATGGAACACAATCGCCGCACAGTTTACCCCTCACGTTATTATCGTTCAACCAGGAGAGGTATTTATATTCTAATTTTAGTACAGTTTAATGTAATTTCACTGAGTGTCTGTATATCGACAAAAGTCAATTATTGATAGAACATGAAAGTATGttatattctataaatattttgattcattttgctatatttgaaaatgtttcaTTAACTAGTAATTTTattatgatttaaaattttaagaaaaaatttaataactagatatatatttaattttgaacgTGTGACAGAATATCGTGGATAGAATATCATGCTTCAGAGTGCCATGTCGATCGATTTGCATAATTTCTGCGTGTAGTTCAATTTCGTCCGTTGTGATTCTTAAACGTAATACAATCGCCAGAACATTTAAATTTGAGGTCTTCTTTTTTactcaattatatatatatcaattctCTTTCATTTGAGACATTTGTTACTCTTTTATTTTGGTATTTCCTCCTTTACAAATTTACAGTATAATTAATCATATGTAATATAATATGTGTATAAACTATAGGGTATGTTTGAGATATTACGACTGTTTGGATGGTTTGATGATAGAGGTCGTGAAAAAATAATTACTATTACATTTTCTAAACCCAACGGCCAAGTCTTTGGTGGCGTCGTCGTCTCT is drawn from Cucumis melo cultivar AY chromosome 11, USDA_Cmelo_AY_1.0, whole genome shotgun sequence and contains these coding sequences:
- the LOC103497979 gene encoding AT-hook motif nuclear-localized protein 2-like codes for the protein MELRDNRNIRAIRESSDSDSIGDDEIDEEHRHCEPRGGMKIPIKKRRGRPRKDNDAVNRPHPPSTADSQTKPERRGGRPPGSGTSQVLATLGGYAWNTIAAQFTPHVIIVQPGEGMFEILRLFGWFDDRGREKIITITFSKPNGQVFGGVVVSLLIAATPVQIIVGSFIQKMESNNGVLN